CACTCTGGCGCCTGACAGCACCGCGCAGGCGGTGGGATTCACCGGGCTCACGCCGGCCGGTCAGACCGAGTTCCTGGCGGTCTATGGCGGCATGGAGTTCGGCATCGGGCTGCTGTTCGCCTACTTCGCGCGCAGCCGGCAGCCGCGCAACGGCCTGGTCCTGGCCCTGCTCTTCTATGCGCCCATCGTGGCCTGGCGCGCCTATGCCATCGCGCGCTACGGGCTGCCGGGCGGCACGACCCTGGGGCTGGTGGTGGGCGAATGGCTGCTCCTGCTCGCCGGAGCGGGACTGTTCCTGTGGCAGCGCAACCGGGCCGGGTGAACGTGTCGAGACCGCATTAACGGGGCGCCCCGTAGGATCTGCCGCACTTTCCGCCCCC
The window above is part of the Pseudoxanthomonas sp. X-1 genome. Proteins encoded here:
- a CDS encoding DUF4345 family protein; this encodes MVNAYLWLNALLYIALALWCTLAPDSTAQAVGFTGLTPAGQTEFLAVYGGMEFGIGLLFAYFARSRQPRNGLVLALLFYAPIVAWRAYAIARYGLPGGTTLGLVVGEWLLLLAGAGLFLWQRNRAG